The Aspergillus nidulans FGSC A4 chromosome VII nucleotide sequence TCACTCCTGCAGAATCGAGTCACAGCCAATCACTAGATGgtgcttctgctttctggCTGGGAAAGCGGATCGGATTGCATCGCTGGTCCCTTATATATTTCTCATTTCCCTCTCGAGGAGAGCCCCTTTTTTCGATGATTTAAATTCTTGAGAGGTCTCACTCTTCCTTTCGTCAGTCGCTCTTTTCGATTCCTGACCCGGATCACCGATCCATTACGTTCGTTTATCAAGCATTCAATTCGAAGCCTTTGTTTTACATTGATTGTCCCTCTTTCAACTGATCGTCACCCCTGATCTCCGCAATTGATCAACATGCGTCCGCAAACCGTCCGATCTCTCGCGCTTCTCGGTGGCTTCTCTTTCGCAGCAGCCAATGATATTGTCTCTCTCATCCTTCCCGCGGCAGATGAGCAAGAGCTTGTCGGCGAAGTTATCGGCAGCGTGCGTTCTTTACTCACCTTGTCAAATTCGTCATTTAATGTGTCCTTGAAGACTAATATTGTCTTCAGGCCGGACCAACCACCACCTACCGGATTTCCTGCCCCGATActgtcgacgaagatgagtGTGGCATGCCTACGAGCGGCTTAACTGTCGCCGCGGCGCCTACAGCATTCGTCTATGAATATTCGTACGAAGACTAGTAAGGACCCACTTGCATTAGTCTTGGCTCAACTGCAACTAACATATCCTCCTATCTAGCTACCTCAGAGAAAGCTGCAAGCACAGCGGCACCACTTGGTTCTCCTGCCTGGTGACGAACACGCAGTCTGACTTCTCCTTTGTCACAAGCACCACCATTGACGAGGTCCTGCCTTACATGGCTGTCACTATCACCTCAACTGCTGCAGGCGCAGACGCAGAGGCCACCAGTTCAGCAACCTCTACTTCCACAAAGGCTTCGGACGCTGACGCTGACGCCGAAACTAAGACTAACTCGGAATCTCTATCAACTACCCTCTCTGGATCCGCTTCTGTCACCGCGGCTTCCTCCGAGTCCCCGTCAAGCAGCACAGCTGCGGCCGATCCTGAGGAAACTACCTCCGATAATGCAGCCATGCCTCAAG carries:
- a CDS encoding putative GPI anchored glycoprotein (transcript_id=CADANIAT00008113) codes for the protein MRPQTVRSLALLGGFSFAAANDIVSLILPAADEQELVGEVIGSAGPTTTYRISCPDTVDEDECGMPTSGLTVAAAPTAFVYEYSYEDYYLRESCKHSGTTWFSCLVTNTQSDFSFVTSTTIDEVLPYMAVTITSTAAGADAEATSSATSTSTKASDADADAETKTNSESLSTTLSGSASVTAASSESPSSSTAAADPEETTSDNAAMPQVTGSAAQWIVSGAGMALALALA